One genomic window of Luteitalea pratensis includes the following:
- a CDS encoding S1 family peptidase, which produces MGGWRRTAASLVGLVALACLVLARRDAAGAQAVGVLYISVTIGGGDGAATPVPRHALLVSDNPASRAPWRVVTARDGTARVTLPPGNYTVESEEPLVFQGKAYEWRQVVDVAGGGDTTLALTAGNADVGTASTESASAGTPPKVDQWELLIKWQDSVVSLWTPSTHASGTVIAATGLIATAQRVVGTATNVEVQFTPTVKVSARVIASDTARNLAILWVDPASLGPRTPVPFGCDGHARPLLERGQRVSAIGTTRFGQPTTAPGTMRRVAGGVLAAEFDFDVGSAGGPAFAADGTVVGLTSVKGDSADTSIGEDNTGLVSVSVVCDMLATAQAKTTGAVPPTGTLLPVEPTQVVSEAVLRESAKRRSGSLNGYKATTPSFEIAFITPAIAFAGMQETMDFGQWSSYVADHPSVLLVRATPKQVESLWVKVARGAAMTQGMALPPIKHFTPGVARMRVLCGTSEVTPVHPFIVERRISETDAIHEGLHVLGADAIGPHCGGVTLEVYSEKEPDKRETTTIDPKVLQQIWDDLAPFRPPSARP; this is translated from the coding sequence ATGGGTGGGTGGCGACGTACCGCGGCATCACTCGTCGGCCTCGTCGCACTCGCCTGCCTCGTCCTTGCCCGTCGTGACGCGGCCGGCGCGCAGGCTGTCGGCGTCCTTTACATCTCGGTGACGATCGGCGGCGGCGACGGCGCCGCCACGCCGGTGCCTCGCCACGCGCTCCTCGTCAGCGACAACCCGGCGAGCCGGGCGCCATGGCGCGTCGTCACCGCGCGCGACGGGACCGCCCGCGTGACGTTACCCCCAGGCAACTACACGGTCGAGTCCGAGGAACCGCTCGTGTTCCAGGGCAAGGCCTACGAGTGGCGCCAGGTCGTCGACGTGGCCGGAGGTGGCGACACGACGCTCGCACTCACGGCCGGCAATGCCGACGTCGGCACGGCCAGTACCGAATCGGCGTCCGCTGGAACACCACCGAAGGTCGACCAGTGGGAACTGCTGATCAAGTGGCAGGACAGCGTCGTCTCGCTCTGGACACCCAGCACGCACGCATCCGGCACCGTGATCGCCGCTACTGGTCTCATCGCGACCGCCCAACGTGTCGTCGGCACCGCCACGAACGTGGAGGTGCAGTTCACGCCGACCGTGAAGGTGTCGGCACGCGTCATCGCATCGGACACCGCCCGGAATCTCGCCATCCTGTGGGTCGATCCGGCGTCACTCGGGCCGCGAACGCCAGTGCCGTTTGGTTGCGACGGCCACGCGCGGCCGCTGCTCGAACGTGGCCAGCGTGTCTCCGCGATCGGCACGACGCGTTTTGGACAGCCCACCACGGCGCCAGGCACGATGCGACGTGTCGCCGGTGGCGTCCTCGCGGCGGAATTCGACTTCGACGTCGGCAGTGCGGGCGGGCCTGCGTTCGCGGCAGACGGCACCGTCGTCGGCCTGACGTCGGTCAAGGGCGACAGCGCCGACACGAGCATCGGCGAGGACAACACCGGCCTGGTCTCCGTGTCGGTGGTGTGCGACATGCTGGCAACGGCGCAGGCAAAGACGACAGGGGCCGTGCCGCCCACCGGCACGCTGCTGCCGGTGGAACCGACCCAGGTCGTGAGTGAGGCCGTCCTGCGGGAGAGCGCGAAGCGTCGCAGCGGCAGCCTGAACGGGTACAAGGCGACCACGCCCAGTTTCGAGATCGCCTTCATCACGCCGGCAATCGCGTTTGCCGGGATGCAGGAGACGATGGACTTCGGCCAGTGGTCGTCGTACGTCGCCGATCACCCTTCGGTGCTGCTCGTGCGCGCAACGCCGAAGCAGGTCGAGAGCCTGTGGGTCAAGGTGGCGCGCGGCGCGGCGATGACGCAGGGCATGGCGCTCCCCCCCATCAAGCATTTCACCCCGGGTGTCGCACGCATGCGCGTACTCTGCGGGACCAGTGAAGTGACGCCGGTCCATCCGTTCATCGTCGAACGGCGGATCTCCGAGACCGACGCCATCCATGAAGGACTCCACGTGCTGGGTGCCGATGCGATCGGCCCCCACTGCGGCGGTGTCACCCTCGAGGTGTACTCGGAGAAGGAACCAGACAAGCGCGAAACGACCACGATCGATCCGAAGGTGCTGCAGCAGATCTGGGATGACCTGGCACCATTCCGGCCGCCGAGCGCACGGCCCTGA
- a CDS encoding 30S ribosomal protein S1, translating into MSEPEDFHPEEDFAALFEASTRASRFSKGQAVEGTIVGIGDEVALIDIGSKSEAVLDVAELKDDDGVLEAAVGDRISAVVVDTVGGLTLSRKLVRKAASDKEVEDAYHARMPVEGVVQGVVKGGYEVRVGRSRAFCPFSQIDTVRTETPEVHVGQTYTFRITEFKDAGRNIVVSRRVVLEAEQQARAEEVRRTIVPGAVLTGRVVSVPPFGAFVDLGGGVQGLLHVSEMGWSRIADASAVVEVGDEITVKVLRVDEATQKIALGLKQLAEDPWTKVAGSYEVGQVRPGRVTRLAEFGAFVELEPGVEGLAHASTFPPSSQRGSWRRAVQVGMTGAFQVLSVDPDKKRIGVTLMPEGTTSASLAAEAADQAEATSRATVPQVAGFGSLADKLRDALKPR; encoded by the coding sequence ATGAGCGAGCCAGAGGACTTCCATCCGGAAGAGGATTTTGCGGCGCTGTTCGAGGCGTCCACACGAGCCAGCCGTTTCAGCAAAGGCCAGGCGGTCGAAGGCACGATCGTCGGCATCGGCGACGAGGTGGCCCTGATCGACATCGGCAGCAAGAGCGAAGCGGTGCTCGACGTCGCCGAGTTGAAGGACGATGACGGTGTGCTCGAGGCGGCGGTCGGCGACCGCATCTCGGCGGTCGTCGTCGACACCGTCGGTGGGCTGACCCTGTCGCGAAAACTCGTTCGCAAGGCGGCGTCGGACAAGGAAGTCGAGGATGCCTACCACGCCCGGATGCCGGTCGAAGGCGTCGTGCAGGGCGTGGTCAAGGGCGGCTACGAGGTGAGGGTCGGACGCAGCCGCGCCTTCTGTCCGTTCTCGCAGATCGACACCGTCCGCACCGAGACTCCGGAGGTGCATGTCGGGCAGACCTACACGTTCCGGATCACCGAATTCAAGGACGCCGGCCGCAACATCGTCGTCTCGCGCCGGGTCGTCCTCGAGGCCGAGCAGCAGGCGCGGGCCGAAGAAGTGCGACGGACGATCGTGCCCGGCGCCGTCCTCACGGGCCGCGTCGTCTCGGTGCCCCCGTTCGGTGCCTTCGTCGATCTGGGCGGTGGTGTGCAGGGGCTGCTCCACGTCTCGGAAATGGGGTGGTCGCGCATCGCGGACGCCTCCGCGGTGGTCGAGGTCGGCGACGAGATCACGGTGAAGGTGCTTCGGGTGGACGAGGCCACGCAGAAGATCGCGCTCGGCCTGAAGCAACTGGCCGAGGATCCGTGGACGAAGGTGGCCGGCAGCTACGAGGTGGGGCAGGTGCGTCCGGGCCGCGTGACGCGGCTGGCGGAGTTCGGTGCGTTTGTCGAACTCGAGCCGGGCGTCGAAGGGCTTGCCCACGCCTCCACGTTCCCGCCGTCCTCGCAGCGCGGCAGCTGGCGTCGCGCCGTGCAGGTCGGCATGACCGGCGCTTTCCAGGTGCTCAGCGTCGACCCCGACAAGAAGCGCATCGGCGTGACGCTCATGCCCGAGGGCACGACGTCAGCCAGCCTGGCCGCGGAGGCTGCCGATCAGGCCGAGGCGACGTCGCGTGCCACCGTGCCGCAGGTCGCTGGTTTTGGTTCGCTGGCCGACAAGCTGCGCGACGCGCTGAAGCCTCGCTGA
- a CDS encoding DNA adenine methylase — protein sequence MPTTAMDPPPLTPPLKWAGGKRWQLPVLRPLWAGYQHRRLVEPFCGGLAVPLGLRPATALLNDLNPHLVNFYRWVQRGLSVDVALENVRDLYYAHRTRFNALLEVGGGDTAEASLFYFLNRTGYNGLCRFNRRNQFNVPFGRYRSIPYVSDLHGYRDALRSWSFTCVEFDAMPLAPDDFVYADPPYDVEFRQYAARGFSWDDQVRTAQFLAAHPGPVVLANQATPRILALYESLGYTLRLLDAPRRISCDGNRTPAREVLALRNL from the coding sequence ATGCCGACCACCGCCATGGATCCGCCGCCGCTGACGCCGCCCTTGAAGTGGGCCGGTGGCAAGCGCTGGCAGTTGCCGGTCCTCCGACCGCTGTGGGCGGGCTACCAGCATCGACGGCTGGTCGAGCCGTTTTGCGGCGGACTGGCCGTGCCGCTCGGACTGCGCCCGGCGACGGCGCTTCTCAACGATCTCAACCCGCACCTCGTGAACTTCTACCGCTGGGTGCAGCGCGGCCTGTCGGTCGACGTCGCGCTCGAGAACGTCCGGGACCTCTACTACGCGCATCGCACGCGCTTCAACGCGTTGCTCGAGGTCGGCGGCGGCGACACGGCCGAGGCGTCGCTGTTCTACTTTCTCAACCGGACCGGATACAACGGGCTCTGCCGCTTCAACCGGCGCAACCAGTTCAACGTGCCGTTCGGGCGCTATCGCTCGATCCCGTACGTCTCGGATCTGCATGGCTACCGCGACGCGTTGCGATCGTGGTCGTTCACCTGCGTGGAGTTCGATGCGATGCCGCTCGCGCCCGACGACTTCGTCTACGCGGACCCGCCGTACGACGTCGAGTTCCGCCAATACGCGGCGCGCGGCTTCAGCTGGGACGATCAGGTACGAACGGCGCAGTTCCTTGCCGCACACCCCGGGCCGGTCGTACTCGCCAACCAGGCGACGCCCCGGATCCTTGCCCTCTACGAGTCGCTCGGCTACACACTGCGCCTGCTCGACGCGCCGCGGCGCATCAGCTGCGACGGCAACCGAACGCCCGCCCGTGAAGTACTCGCGCTGCGAAACCTGTAG
- a CDS encoding nucleotidyltransferase family protein produces MEEVFNARLITDEPKALVDEKASDCSRRHTVTSDVPLPRRAAGGPAWLWAAHAGVAAGRLVRPVRIPSILPACPGSKCRLRWHRPQRVHGDPPAHSYPPLILPNDIVWTLMGQVAFRLMPGIVLAAGRSLRMGRPKALLPWPATQEPLAVHVMQTLREAGIGPLGVVTGEHHDLIAAALVSADVEVLYNPRHLEGQLGSLLHGLRWAFAQTDGDWALATLVDVPRVRSSTVRAVAQAPVSADVRAIRPLCDGRHGHPVVWRRDVLALLQAADPAQGARTIMRSLAAHGAVCDMPVDDAGVLNDLDTPEDYAALTRAGGP; encoded by the coding sequence ATGGAAGAAGTGTTCAACGCCCGTCTCATCACGGATGAACCCAAAGCCCTTGTCGATGAGAAGGCGAGCGATTGTTCCCGACGGCATACCGTAACCTCCGATGTCCCCCTGCCGCGGCGTGCGGCGGGAGGCCCCGCGTGGCTGTGGGCAGCACATGCGGGAGTGGCTGCCGGAAGACTGGTGCGTCCCGTACGCATCCCGTCGATTCTTCCGGCGTGTCCGGGCAGCAAATGCAGGCTACGGTGGCACCGCCCACAACGGGTCCATGGCGACCCGCCCGCACACAGCTATCCGCCCCTGATCCTGCCTAACGATATAGTTTGGACGCTAATGGGGCAAGTTGCGTTCCGTCTTATGCCAGGAATTGTCCTGGCTGCAGGCCGTTCCTTACGGATGGGTCGGCCCAAGGCGCTCCTGCCGTGGCCGGCGACGCAGGAGCCGCTCGCCGTACATGTGATGCAGACATTACGCGAAGCCGGCATCGGCCCACTCGGCGTCGTCACCGGGGAGCACCACGACCTGATCGCCGCAGCGCTTGTGAGCGCCGACGTCGAGGTGCTTTACAACCCCCGACATCTCGAGGGACAGCTCGGATCGCTGTTGCACGGGCTGCGCTGGGCCTTCGCGCAGACCGACGGCGACTGGGCGCTGGCGACGTTGGTGGACGTGCCGCGCGTGCGAAGCTCGACCGTTCGGGCCGTGGCCCAGGCGCCCGTGAGCGCGGACGTGCGGGCGATTCGCCCGTTGTGCGACGGCCGGCATGGCCACCCGGTGGTCTGGAGGCGTGATGTCCTTGCGCTGCTCCAGGCGGCCGATCCCGCACAAGGCGCACGGACGATCATGCGGTCGCTCGCGGCACACGGCGCCGTGTGCGACATGCCGGTGGACGATGCCGGTGTGCTCAACGACCTCGATACACCTGAGGACTACGCGGCGCTGACGCGGGCGGGCGGACCGTAG
- a CDS encoding cold-shock protein codes for MPSGTIARLLIDKGFGFIRDETGVEHFFHRSAVRGAVFELLREGQRVEFNAEDSGKGPRAGDVRLLDA; via the coding sequence ATGCCGTCGGGAACAATCGCTCGCCTTCTCATCGACAAGGGCTTTGGGTTCATCCGTGATGAGACGGGCGTTGAACACTTCTTCCATCGCAGCGCCGTTCGTGGCGCCGTGTTCGAGCTGCTCCGCGAAGGTCAGCGAGTCGAATTCAATGCCGAGGACTCCGGCAAGGGGCCCCGGGCTGGAGACGTGAGACTGCTCGACGCGTAA
- a CDS encoding HAD family hydrolase: protein MPTLLLFDIDGTLITTGGAGYRAIKRAVEITMGVDHALEGIPVAGRTDSIILRDAMRAIDGRELTQDLLDRVRETYMGTLQAEIELVQGGPGVLPGVRELLARLAGDPAFQVALLTGNFSQTAEIKLSYFDLWREFAWGAFGEDAVERNDLLPVAIARYHARTGQDITAADIVIIGDTPNDVEVARAGGARSVCVTTGQFNREALLAAGADVVFHDLSDVDEVLRVLAGAGARVSP, encoded by the coding sequence ATGCCGACGCTCCTGCTGTTCGACATCGATGGCACGCTGATCACCACAGGCGGCGCCGGCTACCGCGCCATCAAGCGGGCCGTCGAGATCACGATGGGTGTGGACCACGCGCTCGAGGGCATCCCCGTAGCGGGGCGGACCGACAGCATCATCCTGCGTGACGCGATGCGAGCCATCGACGGGCGTGAGCTCACACAGGACTTGCTCGATCGCGTACGCGAGACCTACATGGGGACGCTGCAGGCGGAGATCGAACTGGTCCAGGGCGGTCCGGGCGTGCTGCCGGGCGTGCGCGAACTGCTGGCGCGGCTCGCAGGCGATCCTGCGTTCCAAGTGGCGTTGCTGACCGGAAACTTCTCGCAAACCGCGGAGATCAAGCTCTCGTACTTCGACCTCTGGAGGGAATTCGCGTGGGGCGCGTTCGGCGAGGACGCCGTGGAACGCAATGACCTGCTGCCGGTGGCGATCGCGCGCTACCACGCACGCACCGGCCAGGACATCACCGCGGCCGACATCGTCATCATCGGCGACACACCGAACGACGTCGAGGTGGCGCGTGCCGGCGGGGCCCGGTCGGTCTGTGTCACCACCGGACAGTTCAATCGGGAAGCGCTTCTTGCGGCCGGCGCCGATGTCGTCTTTCACGACCTCAGCGACGTCGACGAAGTACTTCGCGTACTCGCAGGCGCGGGGGCACGCGTCTCCCCCTGA
- a CDS encoding ATP-binding cassette domain-containing protein yields the protein MSADVPVVQCTGVIKDYRGLRPLRLLDLRVPAGERVVLGGIDVIGAEVVTNLINGATLPDQGEVRVFGQATHEITDGDAWLAGLDQFGIVTARAVLLEGMTVRQNVALPLTIEIDPVPDTLLPQVDALAREAGIDDSWFDRMAHEAPVPVRMRIHLARALALAPRLVLLEHPTAALEAVDRRALADDVRRVADARALTLIACSQDREFARRVATRYLQLHPGTGALNPMSLG from the coding sequence GTGAGCGCCGACGTTCCCGTCGTGCAATGCACCGGCGTGATCAAGGACTACCGGGGCTTGCGGCCACTGCGCCTGCTCGACCTGCGAGTCCCGGCCGGCGAACGGGTCGTGCTCGGTGGTATCGACGTCATCGGCGCCGAGGTCGTCACCAACCTGATCAACGGAGCCACACTGCCTGATCAGGGCGAAGTGCGGGTGTTCGGCCAGGCCACACACGAGATCACCGACGGCGACGCATGGCTCGCAGGCCTCGATCAGTTTGGCATCGTCACCGCACGCGCGGTATTGCTCGAGGGCATGACGGTGCGCCAGAACGTGGCGTTGCCGCTCACGATCGAGATCGATCCCGTTCCCGACACCCTGCTGCCGCAGGTGGATGCGCTCGCACGTGAGGCCGGCATCGACGACAGTTGGTTCGATCGGATGGCGCACGAGGCACCGGTGCCCGTGCGGATGCGGATTCACCTCGCGCGGGCCCTGGCGCTCGCGCCGCGACTGGTGCTCCTGGAGCATCCGACCGCCGCGCTCGAGGCGGTGGACCGCCGGGCGCTGGCAGACGACGTCCGCCGTGTCGCAGACGCGCGAGCCCTGACGCTGATCGCGTGCAGCCAGGACCGCGAATTCGCCCGGCGCGTCGCCACCAGATACCTGCAATTGCACCCAGGCACCGGCGCGCTCAACCCCATGTCGCTCGGATGA
- a CDS encoding transcriptional repressor, protein MQSEKTTAAYVDSLRPAGSKRSSKRDRIVDVFLRQQGHLTADDLVDLIRKEDQRISRATVYRTLAWMEAAGIARKVDFGEGRFRFEHSYRHPRHFHLICKGCNQSMEFLSSDIEQMIEEVAEARKFTVTQAVVQLYGTCEACTTGRPATTRLASTESLFARDALRIAIATERSGREFYTRAAAMTRDARARSVFERLSTAEDDHLERLEARYKQLLAEEPDLESQPQFLFFRGAANGLFSAGVDALRNVTGDKDALMIGIRCERGSHRFFKRYGEKFEDSEGKRVFLEFADEERDHLELLIREYRILTRKDQGKGKAGA, encoded by the coding sequence ATGCAGTCAGAGAAGACCACGGCAGCCTACGTCGACAGCCTGCGGCCGGCCGGCAGCAAGCGCTCCAGCAAGCGCGATCGCATCGTCGACGTCTTCCTGCGCCAGCAAGGGCATCTCACGGCCGACGACCTGGTCGACCTGATTCGCAAGGAGGATCAGCGAATCAGCCGGGCGACGGTGTATCGCACGCTGGCCTGGATGGAAGCGGCGGGCATCGCCCGCAAGGTGGACTTCGGCGAGGGCCGTTTCCGTTTCGAGCACAGCTACCGGCATCCGCGGCATTTCCACCTGATTTGCAAGGGCTGCAATCAGTCGATGGAGTTCCTCAGCTCGGACATCGAACAGATGATCGAGGAGGTCGCCGAGGCCCGCAAGTTCACCGTCACGCAGGCGGTCGTGCAGTTGTATGGGACCTGCGAGGCATGCACGACGGGACGACCAGCCACGACGAGGCTTGCGTCGACCGAGTCGCTGTTCGCGCGCGACGCGTTGCGGATTGCGATTGCCACCGAACGGTCGGGCCGTGAGTTTTACACCCGTGCCGCGGCCATGACCCGGGACGCGCGTGCCCGGTCGGTCTTCGAGCGGCTCTCGACCGCCGAGGACGATCATCTCGAGCGCCTGGAGGCCCGGTACAAACAGTTGCTCGCCGAAGAACCCGACCTCGAGTCACAGCCGCAGTTCCTCTTTTTCCGCGGCGCCGCCAACGGGTTGTTCTCCGCCGGGGTGGACGCGCTGCGCAACGTGACGGGCGACAAGGACGCGCTGATGATCGGCATCCGTTGCGAGCGCGGGTCGCATCGCTTCTTCAAGCGCTATGGCGAGAAGTTCGAGGATTCGGAAGGCAAGCGTGTCTTCCTCGAGTTCGCCGACGAAGAGCGCGATCACCTCGAGTTGCTGATTCGCGAGTACCGCATCCTCACCCGCAAGGACCAGGGCAAGGGCAAGGCGGGCGCGTGA
- the erpA gene encoding iron-sulfur cluster insertion protein ErpA, which yields MINVTSIAAEKISELLSDEGKPSAGLRVFVQGGGCSGFQYGLMIEEGEPTADVDRIVESNGVRLFVDPISVRYLKGAEVDFVDNLSGGGFTIKNPNAKSTCGCGSSFSV from the coding sequence ATGATAAATGTCACTTCCATCGCGGCCGAGAAGATCAGCGAATTGCTTTCCGACGAAGGCAAGCCGAGCGCCGGCCTGCGCGTGTTCGTCCAGGGTGGCGGCTGCTCCGGGTTCCAGTACGGGCTCATGATCGAGGAAGGCGAGCCGACCGCCGACGTCGACCGGATCGTCGAGTCCAATGGTGTCCGTCTGTTCGTTGACCCGATCAGCGTGCGCTATCTCAAGGGCGCCGAGGTCGACTTCGTCGACAACCTGTCGGGGGGAGGCTTCACCATCAAGAACCCGAACGCGAAGTCGACCTGCGGATGCGGGTCGTCCTTCTCGGTCTAG
- a CDS encoding aldehyde dehydrogenase family protein encodes MRPLFLAGTPRETRTTVEVRSPYDDALVARVSAAGPVEYEEAARACVAAAPVVAALPLHERSRLLRVVSTALRERRETFARCIVQEAGKPLRDARTEVDRAAMTFEVAAEEARRLPGAGEVVPMDLAQHGEGRFALTRRVPLGPIAAISPFNFPLNLVAHKLAPALAAGNPLVLKPASRTPLSALALAGLMHEAGLPPGALSVLPMTRETGDLLVRDDRYRLLTFTGSAEVGWAMKARAGRKKVVLELGGNAAVIVDEGADVAAAAERVAIGGFSYAGQSCISVQRVYVHELAWDAWLEAFVPLVEALVVGDPMDERTAVGPLISADDVDRIETWVREAVQGGGKVLCGGSRRSDRIYAPTVLTGVARHAKVCAEEAFAPVVIVERIANVDEAIDAVNDSAFGLQAGLFTTRIETTLSAFDRLEVGGLLINDVPTYRIDHMPYGGVKDSGLGREGPRYAIEDMTELRLLVVRR; translated from the coding sequence TTGCGTCCACTGTTCCTGGCCGGCACGCCTCGCGAGACGCGTACCACCGTCGAGGTCCGCTCCCCCTATGACGATGCGCTGGTGGCGCGTGTCTCGGCCGCCGGTCCCGTCGAGTACGAGGAGGCCGCGAGGGCGTGCGTCGCTGCCGCGCCGGTCGTGGCTGCCCTCCCCTTACACGAGCGGTCCCGCCTCCTCCGCGTGGTGAGCACCGCGCTCCGCGAGCGCCGGGAGACCTTCGCCCGGTGCATCGTCCAGGAGGCCGGCAAGCCACTGCGGGATGCCCGGACAGAAGTCGACCGGGCGGCGATGACCTTCGAGGTGGCGGCCGAGGAAGCCCGGCGGCTCCCTGGCGCCGGCGAAGTCGTGCCCATGGACCTCGCACAGCACGGCGAAGGCCGTTTCGCCCTCACGCGCCGTGTGCCCCTCGGTCCGATTGCCGCCATTTCCCCGTTCAACTTCCCGCTGAACCTGGTGGCCCACAAGCTCGCGCCAGCCCTGGCCGCAGGGAACCCATTGGTACTCAAGCCAGCGAGCCGCACGCCCCTGTCGGCCCTGGCGCTTGCCGGCCTGATGCACGAAGCGGGGCTGCCGCCCGGCGCTCTCAGCGTGCTGCCGATGACCCGCGAAACCGGCGATCTCCTCGTCAGGGACGACCGCTATCGCCTGTTGACCTTCACCGGCTCGGCCGAAGTCGGCTGGGCGATGAAGGCCCGCGCCGGCCGCAAGAAGGTGGTTCTGGAGCTCGGCGGCAACGCGGCGGTCATCGTGGACGAGGGCGCCGATGTCGCCGCAGCTGCAGAGCGGGTGGCAATCGGCGGGTTCAGCTACGCCGGCCAAAGTTGCATCTCCGTACAGCGCGTGTACGTGCACGAGCTGGCGTGGGATGCGTGGCTGGAGGCGTTTGTCCCCCTTGTCGAGGCGCTGGTCGTCGGCGACCCCATGGATGAGCGGACTGCTGTGGGGCCACTCATCTCGGCAGATGACGTCGACCGAATCGAAACGTGGGTCCGCGAGGCCGTCCAGGGTGGCGGCAAGGTACTCTGCGGTGGCTCGCGCCGTTCAGACCGAATCTACGCACCCACCGTCCTTACCGGCGTAGCTCGGCATGCAAAGGTCTGTGCCGAAGAAGCCTTCGCCCCGGTGGTCATCGTCGAGCGCATCGCGAACGTGGACGAAGCCATCGACGCCGTGAACGACTCGGCATTTGGCTTGCAGGCTGGATTGTTCACGACACGGATCGAAACCACCCTGTCGGCCTTCGACCGCCTGGAGGTAGGCGGCCTGTTGATCAATGACGTGCCCACGTACCGGATCGACCACATGCCCTATGGTGGCGTGAAGGATTCCGGACTTGGCCGCGAGGGGCCGCGGTACGCGATCGAGGACATGACCGAATTGCGACTGCTGGTCGTCCGGCGATGA
- a CDS encoding YMGG-like glycine zipper-containing protein produces MRRAPVGLALPALMLLAATACGPRSETPPSEKTAAAPAATPAASGTEASVNPAPPETPPAGAPGATTPAAAGSTDNAVAGSPAAAARPPGAPPPPIAPASNEGRGTVGAASTARTAEAAPAPPRPAPLRMVTVPADTSLRVSLVTAVASDTSAVEDKVTGSIVRDVIVDGEPVIPAGSRVHGEVTLAQPSAKVKGRAALTLRFHTVTIGSRSYDIAAAPIRREAEGTKKKDARDIGIGAGAGAVIGGIIGGGKGAAIGAGVGGGAGATKVLVTKGAEVRLPSGTIVTTHLGSPLVVEMPRAAR; encoded by the coding sequence ATGAGACGCGCACCCGTTGGACTGGCCCTGCCGGCACTGATGCTCCTTGCGGCTACCGCGTGCGGACCACGCAGTGAAACGCCGCCGAGCGAAAAGACCGCTGCGGCCCCGGCCGCAACGCCCGCGGCGTCAGGAACCGAGGCGTCCGTGAACCCGGCGCCGCCCGAAACACCGCCTGCGGGTGCGCCTGGCGCGACCACGCCAGCAGCGGCCGGCTCGACCGACAACGCCGTGGCCGGCAGTCCGGCGGCGGCGGCACGTCCTCCCGGAGCCCCGCCCCCGCCAATCGCCCCTGCCAGCAACGAAGGGAGAGGGACCGTCGGCGCCGCGTCGACTGCCAGGACTGCCGAAGCGGCACCCGCGCCACCGCGCCCGGCTCCGTTGCGGATGGTGACGGTGCCTGCCGATACGTCGCTGCGCGTGTCGTTGGTCACCGCGGTCGCCTCCGACACCAGCGCCGTCGAGGACAAGGTCACGGGCAGCATCGTTCGCGACGTGATCGTCGATGGCGAGCCCGTGATTCCGGCCGGTTCCCGCGTCCACGGCGAAGTGACCCTCGCGCAACCCAGTGCGAAGGTGAAGGGCCGGGCCGCGCTGACGCTGCGGTTCCACACGGTCACGATTGGATCGCGCAGCTACGACATCGCTGCCGCACCGATTCGCCGCGAGGCGGAGGGCACCAAGAAGAAGGACGCCCGTGACATCGGCATCGGCGCCGGGGCTGGCGCGGTGATCGGCGGCATCATCGGCGGTGGCAAGGGCGCGGCCATCGGTGCGGGCGTCGGCGGCGGCGCGGGCGCCACCAAGGTCCTCGTCACCAAGGGCGCCGAGGTCAGGCTGCCGTCGGGGACGATCGTGACGACCCACCTCGGCTCACCGCTGGTCGTCGAAATGCCGCGCGCGGCCCGGTAG
- a CDS encoding class I SAM-dependent methyltransferase yields MARYTTLASAIAPVTGILLATCIAVQAQAPRPREPQPAGPVRPQGLTSAPRTAPPQPGAPPEPLPRPVRQAPAQPSQQRGHGRLFQPQDLGKLEGPDREAWQRPELIMDALGIGDGSVVADLGAGGGWFTVRLAKRVGPNGVVYAEDIQPQMIEAIQRRVQREGLRNVSTVLGAADHPSLPQARLDAALMVETIYEVEDRHSLLTNVRAALKPAGRLGIVEYRTDGGGPGPPPEQRLPAAQVIRAAETAGFRFVRQEQFLPYQYLLIFTR; encoded by the coding sequence ATGGCTCGATACACGACCCTCGCGTCGGCGATTGCCCCCGTCACCGGAATTCTCCTGGCGACGTGTATCGCCGTGCAGGCACAGGCACCCAGGCCGCGCGAACCCCAGCCGGCAGGACCTGTACGTCCGCAGGGCCTGACGTCGGCGCCGCGCACGGCGCCTCCTCAGCCTGGGGCACCTCCCGAACCGCTGCCCAGACCGGTCCGGCAAGCGCCCGCACAACCCTCGCAGCAGCGTGGGCACGGCCGGCTCTTCCAGCCGCAGGACCTCGGCAAGCTGGAGGGTCCCGACCGCGAGGCCTGGCAGCGCCCGGAGCTGATCATGGACGCGCTGGGTATCGGCGACGGATCGGTCGTGGCCGACCTCGGCGCGGGTGGCGGATGGTTCACCGTGAGGCTCGCCAAACGCGTGGGTCCGAACGGCGTGGTGTATGCCGAGGACATCCAGCCGCAGATGATCGAGGCGATCCAACGACGGGTGCAGCGCGAGGGGTTGCGCAACGTCTCGACGGTCCTCGGGGCGGCCGATCATCCGTCGCTGCCGCAGGCACGCCTCGACGCCGCGCTGATGGTCGAGACCATCTATGAGGTCGAAGATCGTCACTCGCTGCTGACCAACGTACGGGCCGCGCTCAAGCCGGCTGGGCGGCTCGGGATCGTCGAGTACCGCACCGATGGCGGCGGTCCGGGGCCGCCGCCCGAACAGCGCCTGCCGGCGGCGCAGGTGATCCGAGCGGCGGAGACCGCGGGATTCCGCTTCGTCCGCCAGGAGCAGTTCCTCCCCTATCAGTACCTGCTGATCTTCACGCGCTGA